One segment of Megachile rotundata isolate GNS110a chromosome 4, iyMegRotu1, whole genome shotgun sequence DNA contains the following:
- the LOC143264229 gene encoding uncharacterized protein LOC143264229 — protein MLNVVVPGKLVLTLQSIPPFVVESILALALAVLLAVPLILHIQRSSDGSMKLHTNFSTRRNIQQKERSHPVVTHYPASEFPESASSSSINLHLDSARKTISTPILQASGDNADTRRNNKRRQIYPEDEARRNATKTKEMPLKQSSSFVATNSELPIIDISAFDYDAYRYKLVEAALRKQYDDFQPPGDVVLNSIHLNDNDSMIAVRLNDRYHHSLFDFVEEYYDATKRMSKKETEYMHPLDHFLVKGTQKPETVERETETRRVEVADAVGQDEKSPRISFYDDAVNAGSMLKRDSIMKKSLRSSNPRPSSAGADSTSSKRSTYARFSGKKSATKFSRTTSSTDSASSKRDSPSSSHKREGRREISSVDGGERESINCTTISSIDSESVRSESSKLRDDHSCHSRDSSVTSKRRHADKPEVQPWISGNARMSFNRKYGQGMKTLSRNLEASRKSSIMKRSNTSQHTVLISTDPSVARVSGKNDIRPKSNQPVKLEAIRSETEESLKVDRSPSTKIFDKAESMGRKPIDNSAASPQRFSEEPTLTKEAEKDHCSTKSLKSHSERSSKLYKQPRSRTVGLAVTKVSPRLKDQALESVPMDPNLDKMAAESGRNFKEDVRQNRRTKVDLNSRNKEEEKAVVQTPEDNSRSTAVKNLGSTTTRSHSSGKKMSAASRSSQQKTAESKENTMLNNNVNFSRSTRMRSSKSPSSDRKTLKNSRMEKSGVRLGLKEIDPDGLKLPRRDSKAGVAMQASLKKYIKKLKRVLSDRDDANIGELASLSLTDAILPELESTLSTVEVQQVQNLLNMAEKKSGLL, from the exons ATGCTGAACGTCGTGGTGCCTGGAAAGCTTGTTCTAACCTTGCAATCGATCCCACCATTCGTCGTCGAGAGCATTCTCGCTTTGGCTTTGGCTGTGCTACTGGCTGTACCTTTGATCCTTCACATTCAACGTTCCTCA GACGGTTCGATGAAATTGCACACGAACTTCTCAACTCGTCGAAATATCCAGCAAAAGGAACGAAGTCACCCTGTGGTGACGCATTATCCTGCATCAGAGTTCCCGGAGTCTGCCTCAAGTTCTAGCATAAACCTTCATCTCGATTCCGCTCGGAAAACAATTTCAACGCCGATCCTGCAAGCGAGTGGCGACAACGCGGACACTCGTCGAAATAACAAACGAAGGCAAATCTACCCCGAAGATGAAGCGAGAAGAAATGCAACGAAGACGAAGGAGATGCCACTGAAGCAATCATCTTCGTTCGTTGCCACAAATTCGGAGCTACCCATCATCGACATATCGGCGTTCGATTACGACGCTTATCGTTACAAACTCGTGGAGGCAGCCCTGAGAAAGCAATACGACGACTTTCAACCACCTGGCGACGTCGTTCTGAATTCGATTCATCTGAACGACAACGATTCCATGATCGCTGTACGCCTGAACGATCGCTATCATCATAGTCTGTTCGACTTCGTGGAGGAGTACTACGATGCCACTAAAAGGATGAGCAAGAAAGAGACGGAGTATATGCATCCCTTGGATCATTTTCTGGTGAAGGGCACACAGAAACCGGAAACCGtggagagagagacggaaacGAGACGCGTGGAAGTGGCTGACGCCGTTGGCCAGGATGAGAAGTCGCCGAGGATCTCGTTTTACGATGATGCCGTCAACGCCGGATCAATGTTGAAGAGAG ACTCGATCATGAAGAAAAGCCTAAGATCATCGAATCCGAGGCCATCCAGTGCAGGCGCTGATTCCACATCTTCGAAGAGGTCCACGTACGCTCGATTCTCTGGGAAGAAAAGCGCGACAAAATTCTCGAGAACAACTTCGAGCACGGATTCAGCCAGCTCGAAGCGAGACTCTCCTTCCAGTTCGCATAAGCGAGAGGGCAGACGCGAAATCTCCTCCGTCGATGGAGGGGAACGAGAATCGATTAATTGCACCACGATCAGCTCGATCGACTCCGAGAGCGTCCGAAGCGAGTCCAGCAAGCTTCGCGACGATCATTCTTGTCATTCCCGCGATTCTTCCGTCACCTCGAAGCGTCGCCACGCGGACAAACCTGAAGTTCAACCTTGGATAAGCGGAAATGCTCGAATGTCCTTCAACAGGAAGTACGGACAGGGGATGAAGACCTTAtccaggaatttggaagcttccAGGAAAAGTTCCATCATGAAGAGATCAAATACTTCGCAGCACACGGTCCTGATTTCTACCGATCCTTCAGTGGCTAGAGTTTCCGGTAAGAACGATATAAGGCCGAAGAGCAATCAACCAGTCAAATTGGAAGCGATCAGAAGCGAAACGGAAGAATCATTGAAGGTGGATCGGTCTCCATCGACGAAAATCTTTGACAAAGCTGAATCTATGGGTCGAAAACCGATCGACAATTCTGCTGCATCTCCCCAACGATTTTCTGAAGAGCCTACGTTAACGAAAGAAGCGGAGAAGGATCATTGTTCGACGAAGTCCTTGAAGAGTCATTCCGAACGGTCTTCGAAACTATATAAACAACCAAGATCCAGAACAGTTGGTCTTGCGGTGACTAAAGTGAGTCCCAGATTAAAGGACCAGGCGCTTGAAAGCGTCCCTATGGATCCAAACTTGGACAAAATGGCGGCTGAGAGCGGCAGAAATTTCAAAGAGGACGTTAGGCAAAATCGGAGAACGAAAGTGGACTTAAATTCGAGGAATAAGGAAGAAGAGAAGGCAGTCGTTCAGACTCCGGAGGACAATAGTAGAAGTACAGCAGTTAAAAACTTGGGATCTACGACAACAAGGAGTCATTCTTCTGGAAAAAAGATGTCTGCCGCTTCGAGAAGTTCGCAGCAGAAAACGGCGGAGTCTAAAGAGAACACCATGCTGAATAACAACGTGAATTTTTCAAGGTCCACGAGAATGAGGTCCAGCAAGTCTCCATCGAGCGATAGGAAGACTTTGAAGAATTCGAGAATGGAAAAAAGCGGGGTCAGGTTAGGTTTGAAAGAAATTGACCCGGATGGATTAAAGCTGCCCCGTCGCGATTCAAAAGCTGGAGTAGCAATGCAAGCTAGTTTAAAAAAGTATATCAAAAAATTGAAACGAGTACTTTCGGACCGCGATGACGCTAATATAGGAGAATTGGCGTCTTTGAGTTTGACGGACGCCATTTTGCCGGAGTTAGAGTCCACACTGTCGACTGTCGAGGTTCAGCAAGTTCAGAATTTGCTGAACATGGCGGAGAAAAAGTCTGGATTGTTGTAG